One Bacillus horti DNA segment encodes these proteins:
- a CDS encoding peptidylprolyl isomerase has protein sequence MRYKKGLLILMMLALVWVIAACNNNTDGNGENTEEGEGNPELPVQGEEVAFPELDLTNLGADALVAEYEGGEVNGEEMARFLALQGFINPAQAQINNDEFRQEAVNFVVMQSILAPQVENDEWSSEQMEQFWSNFEQQYGEEKLEEAYSNLQSSEEQLKDSLFHYFLTIDYFRQQATEEDAQAMYDEYIMDLTMVDVRHILINIEDRTEEEAKEIADDLYAQLQAGADFAELATEHSDDTGSAANGGLIEGFPVTQFVPEFADASYNQEIDEIGEPVQTQFGYHIIRVEDRQTQSFEELSEFLYSQLAEEKLNQYYIETLPDQIIEVHL, from the coding sequence ATGCGTTATAAAAAAGGCTTACTTATACTCATGATGCTTGCCCTGGTATGGGTCATCGCAGCATGTAACAACAATACGGATGGTAATGGAGAAAACACGGAGGAAGGGGAGGGAAATCCAGAGCTTCCTGTCCAAGGAGAGGAAGTTGCGTTTCCTGAGCTTGACCTAACAAACCTTGGAGCAGACGCACTTGTAGCTGAGTATGAAGGTGGAGAGGTCAATGGAGAAGAAATGGCTCGCTTTTTAGCGCTTCAGGGCTTCATTAACCCAGCACAGGCTCAAATTAATAACGATGAGTTTCGTCAAGAAGCAGTTAATTTTGTGGTGATGCAAAGCATTCTTGCTCCTCAAGTGGAGAACGACGAATGGTCATCCGAGCAAATGGAACAGTTTTGGAGCAATTTTGAGCAACAATACGGAGAAGAGAAGCTAGAGGAAGCGTATTCGAATCTCCAAAGCAGTGAAGAGCAGCTGAAGGACAGCCTATTTCATTACTTCCTAACGATTGATTACTTTAGACAGCAGGCTACTGAAGAGGATGCCCAAGCGATGTATGATGAGTATATTATGGACTTAACCATGGTCGATGTCCGTCATATTCTAATCAATATTGAGGATCGTACTGAGGAAGAAGCTAAGGAAATCGCTGACGACCTATATGCTCAGCTTCAAGCTGGCGCTGATTTTGCTGAATTAGCTACTGAGCATTCAGATGATACAGGAAGTGCAGCTAATGGTGGACTAATTGAAGGCTTCCCTGTGACTCAATTTGTTCCAGAGTTTGCTGATGCGTCCTATAATCAAGAAATCGATGAGATTGGTGAGCCTGTTCAGACTCAATTTGGCTACCATATTATTCGTGTAGAGGATCGTCAAACTCAGTCCTTTGAAGAGCTTAGCGAATTTTTATATAGCCAGTTGGCCGAGGAAAAGTTAAATCAATATTACATCGAAACATTACCTGATCAAATTATTGAGGTTCATCTATAA
- the spoVT gene encoding stage V sporulation protein T, which translates to MKATGIVRRIDDLGRVVIPKEIRRTLRIREGDPLEIFVDREGEVILKKYSPIGELGDFAKEYADALYESLGHVTLISDRDAIIAVSGVSKKEYQDKTVGQVIETSMEERKTIVEDTKGTYEICKEVQDEYTSLCVAPIVSGGDPIGAVVLLSKKDGVKMGDIETKLTETAAGFLGKQMEQ; encoded by the coding sequence ATGAAAGCTACAGGAATTGTTCGTCGTATTGATGATCTTGGGAGAGTGGTGATTCCTAAGGAAATTCGACGCACATTACGCATAAGAGAAGGAGATCCCCTAGAAATTTTTGTGGATCGTGAAGGAGAAGTGATTCTAAAGAAATATTCCCCAATTGGAGAGCTAGGGGATTTTGCCAAAGAATATGCCGATGCACTTTATGAAAGCTTAGGACATGTAACTTTAATCTCTGATCGTGATGCCATTATTGCTGTATCTGGAGTTTCTAAAAAGGAATATCAAGACAAAACGGTAGGTCAAGTGATTGAAACCAGTATGGAAGAAAGAAAAACCATAGTCGAAGATACAAAAGGCACATACGAAATTTGTAAGGAAGTGCAGGATGAATACACATCGCTTTGTGTCGCTCCTATCGTTTCGGGTGGAGATCCGATTGGTGCCGTCGTTTTATTGAGTAAAAAAGATGGGGTCAAAATGGGGGATATTGAAACAAAGCTAACCGAAACTGCAGCAGGATTTCTAGGGAAACAAATGGAGCAATAA
- a CDS encoding putative polysaccharide biosynthesis protein → MSGQDKTKLLLKGTAILAIAALLSKMLGVVYRIPYQNITGNLGFYVYQQVYPLYSLLLILATAGFPIAVSKLVAERLALGDQEGAKRVFRVSTVVLSLTGVFFFLLLYFTAPVIAGYMEDERLIMPIRSVSYALLVVPVMAAIRGYFQGHQNMIPTAVSQIVEQIIRVVTILALSYWFIQNSYDEYYAGAGAVFGAFTGAVAALLVLLLFWKRVKKTTQETVKEGQQTKVFEQESAWVLMKKILYLAIPICLGAMVLPLFQLVDAFSFVKILINSGWEAELSRELKGIFDRGQPLVQFAAFFATALSLALVPSISEAHARKDTGLIAARSEIAMRLTLFIGLGASFGLATLAGPVNIMLYKTDEGTTALAILAFTTVFSTLGITSGAILQGLGQVIIPARNLFIGVIVKTILNILLIPIWGIEGAAAATVAAYAVATILNLIALYQYTGLQVSFNKFFSKPVFAVLAMTLFVWLSMKGLSLGLANIISHERLLYSFVALVAVLIGVAVFGVALLRFGAVTKEELVNIPKINKLIPILQRLKLLK, encoded by the coding sequence ATGTCGGGGCAGGATAAAACAAAACTATTACTTAAAGGAACGGCTATACTGGCTATCGCGGCATTGCTTTCTAAGATGCTAGGAGTCGTATACCGAATTCCTTATCAAAATATTACAGGGAATCTAGGCTTCTATGTGTACCAGCAGGTATATCCTCTATACAGTCTGCTTCTCATTTTAGCTACAGCAGGTTTCCCTATAGCCGTTTCTAAGCTTGTGGCAGAGCGCTTAGCTTTAGGAGACCAAGAGGGAGCAAAACGAGTTTTTAGAGTATCGACCGTCGTTTTATCTCTCACAGGTGTATTTTTCTTTTTACTTCTCTACTTCACTGCTCCTGTAATTGCAGGATATATGGAGGATGAGCGCCTCATTATGCCGATTAGAAGTGTGTCCTATGCCCTTTTAGTAGTTCCGGTCATGGCCGCTATTCGAGGCTATTTTCAAGGGCATCAAAATATGATTCCAACGGCTGTGTCTCAAATCGTGGAGCAAATCATTCGAGTAGTGACGATCCTTGCGTTAAGCTACTGGTTTATACAAAATTCTTATGATGAATATTATGCAGGAGCGGGAGCTGTCTTTGGCGCCTTTACAGGGGCTGTAGCCGCCTTGCTTGTCCTTTTATTATTCTGGAAGAGAGTGAAGAAAACAACGCAAGAAACCGTAAAGGAAGGCCAACAAACAAAGGTTTTCGAGCAGGAATCAGCCTGGGTTCTTATGAAAAAAATACTTTATTTAGCCATTCCAATTTGCTTAGGAGCCATGGTTCTTCCGTTATTTCAATTGGTGGATGCATTTTCCTTCGTTAAGATTTTAATCAATTCTGGATGGGAAGCGGAATTATCAAGAGAGCTTAAAGGAATTTTTGATCGAGGACAACCCCTCGTTCAATTTGCTGCTTTCTTTGCTACAGCATTATCTCTAGCTCTTGTACCTTCTATTTCAGAGGCACACGCTAGAAAGGATACAGGATTGATTGCCGCGCGTTCTGAAATTGCAATGAGACTCACTCTATTTATTGGACTAGGAGCTTCCTTCGGTCTAGCTACATTAGCAGGTCCTGTAAATATCATGCTATATAAGACGGATGAAGGGACAACAGCTCTTGCCATCCTAGCGTTTACAACCGTTTTTTCTACACTGGGTATTACGTCTGGAGCTATTTTACAAGGATTAGGACAGGTCATTATACCTGCTAGGAATTTATTTATTGGTGTTATTGTCAAAACGATTCTAAATATCTTATTGATTCCGATATGGGGAATTGAAGGAGCAGCAGCTGCTACAGTTGCCGCTTATGCTGTTGCTACTATACTTAACCTAATCGCGTTATATCAATATACAGGCTTACAAGTATCGTTTAACAAATTCTTTAGTAAACCAGTGTTTGCCGTTCTAGCGATGACTTTATTCGTATGGTTGAGCATGAAGGGTCTATCCCTAGGATTGGCTAATATCATCTCACATGAAAGACTATTATATTCGTTTGTAGCGTTAGTAGCGGTCTTGATTGGAGTTGCTGTGTTTGGGGTAGCGCTTCTCCGTTTTGGAGCGGTAACGAAAGAGGAGCTAGTTAACATTCCGAAAATCAATAAGCTCATCCCTATTTTACAGAGACTGAAGCTATTAAAATAA
- a CDS encoding MazG family protein: MYSIHVLGLGAGDLQQMTLGVYKEIQQAKQLYLRTKEHPVVQELEEQGLQYQAFDAIYEQHEQFEQVYQHITDALFAAVKQHHVIHYAVPGHPLVAEKTVQLLLEQAAHQQCQINILGGQSFLDPLLASIQVDPVEGLGFHDALRLQAHHLQPQQHTVITQVYDSYVASEVKLTLMDIFPDEHPITVVQAAGSSQEKLLSIPLYELDRITLLSNLTALYVPPTQEPEAVNRQYYRSREIFRQLRGPDGCPWDKEQTHQSLTKYLLEEASEVVQAIEEGDIDHLVEELGDVLLQVFLHAQIGEDEGLFNMEDVIQSLNDKMIRRHPHVFGQKKLEQAEDVIEQWERIKREEQQGK, encoded by the coding sequence ATGTACTCGATTCATGTACTTGGGCTAGGAGCAGGAGATCTACAGCAAATGACGCTTGGTGTGTATAAGGAAATACAGCAGGCTAAGCAGCTTTATCTTAGAACAAAGGAGCATCCTGTTGTACAGGAGCTAGAGGAGCAAGGGCTTCAGTATCAAGCCTTTGATGCGATTTATGAGCAGCACGAGCAGTTTGAGCAGGTTTACCAGCACATCACTGACGCTTTGTTTGCCGCCGTAAAGCAGCATCATGTCATCCATTATGCTGTTCCAGGACATCCCCTTGTAGCGGAAAAAACCGTTCAGCTTCTATTAGAGCAAGCGGCGCACCAGCAATGCCAGATCAATATTCTTGGGGGGCAGAGCTTCTTAGATCCGTTATTAGCTAGTATTCAGGTAGACCCTGTAGAAGGCTTAGGCTTCCATGATGCGTTAAGACTGCAAGCTCATCACTTGCAGCCTCAGCAGCATACGGTCATTACTCAAGTGTATGACAGTTACGTGGCTTCAGAGGTAAAGCTTACACTTATGGACATTTTTCCGGATGAGCATCCCATCACCGTCGTTCAGGCGGCAGGGAGCAGTCAGGAAAAGCTGCTCTCTATCCCACTCTATGAGTTAGATCGAATCACTCTTCTTAGTAATCTAACAGCCCTATATGTTCCGCCTACACAGGAGCCTGAGGCGGTAAATAGGCAATATTATCGCTCTAGAGAGATTTTTCGTCAGCTACGAGGACCAGATGGCTGCCCTTGGGATAAAGAGCAAACCCATCAAAGCTTAACCAAATATTTACTAGAGGAAGCTAGTGAGGTTGTACAGGCTATTGAAGAGGGTGATATTGATCATCTTGTGGAAGAGCTAGGAGATGTACTCCTGCAGGTTTTCCTGCACGCTCAGATCGGTGAGGACGAGGGTTTATTTAACATGGAGGATGTCATTCAGTCCCTTAATGATAAAATGATTCGACGTCATCCGCATGTGTTCGGACAGAAAAAGCTAGAACAAGCCGAAGATGTTATAGAGCAGTGGGAGCGCATTAAGCGTGAGGAACAGCAGGGAAAATAA
- a CDS encoding HU family DNA-binding protein — protein sequence MNKTELVTNIAQKSGLTKKDVETVINGLLDEITGALSKGDKVQFVGFGTFETRKRASRSGRNPQTGQVIEIPETTVPAFKAGNKLKDAVK from the coding sequence ATGAACAAAACTGAATTGGTAACCAATATTGCTCAAAAGAGCGGATTAACTAAGAAAGACGTTGAAACTGTAATTAATGGACTTTTAGATGAGATTACTGGGGCACTTTCAAAAGGTGACAAAGTACAATTTGTTGGATTCGGTACGTTCGAAACTCGTAAGCGTGCTAGCCGTTCTGGACGTAATCCTCAAACTGGACAAGTTATCGAAATCCCTGAAACAACTGTTCCTGCTTTCAAAGCTGGTAACAAACTTAAAGACGCTGTAAAATAA
- a CDS encoding RNA-binding S4 domain-containing protein: protein MRLDKFLKVSRLIKRRTLAKEVCDQGRIEINQKPAKASQLIQIGDEMTIRFGQKLVTVRVDDIKESSRKEEAADMYTVLSETPISASSDDEDGI from the coding sequence ATGCGTTTAGATAAGTTCTTAAAGGTTTCACGTTTAATCAAGCGTCGGACACTGGCCAAAGAGGTTTGTGATCAAGGGCGAATCGAGATTAACCAGAAGCCTGCAAAAGCGAGTCAGCTCATTCAGATAGGGGACGAAATGACGATTCGCTTTGGTCAAAAGCTTGTCACCGTAAGAGTGGATGATATTAAAGAGTCCTCTCGTAAGGAAGAAGCTGCTGACATGTATACCGTTCTATCTGAAACCCCTATATCAGCTTCGTCTGATGATGAGGATGGAATCTAA
- the yabP gene encoding sporulation protein YabP, producing the protein MMEQNRLNRPEPKAHEIKMLNRKKMEISGVINVESFDSEEFLLETEGGYLAIRGQNLHMKNLNVENGLVSIEGYVIDMAYVDHSSSGDKAKGIFSKLFK; encoded by the coding sequence ATGATGGAACAAAATCGCTTAAATCGGCCAGAACCAAAAGCTCACGAAATTAAAATGCTGAATCGCAAAAAAATGGAAATCAGCGGTGTCATCAATGTAGAAAGCTTTGATAGCGAAGAATTTTTACTAGAAACAGAGGGTGGATATTTAGCTATTCGGGGACAAAACCTGCATATGAAAAACTTAAATGTAGAAAATGGTCTAGTGTCTATTGAAGGCTATGTGATAGATATGGCGTACGTTGATCATTCCTCGTCCGGAGATAAAGCTAAAGGAATCTTTAGCAAGTTATTTAAATGA
- the yabQ gene encoding spore cortex biosynthesis protein YabQ: protein MTLSIQALTMLHMIGAGLFLGISYDTYARLRLKKKSWLILTQDLLFWMINGMIVFLWLQFVNTGQMRVYIFLSLICGYAAYQALFGGFYRKGLEGILQLLHWSYKTLRQIVRIFLIIPIVWLYKIISIVILFILGAVASIFKFLYKIMAFLLRPFGVWGKALWHRWRPNSSKSPPTDDPEQKNRTLGGEGFLKNIANWLYKSKK, encoded by the coding sequence ATGACGCTCAGTATTCAAGCTCTGACGATGCTTCATATGATAGGAGCAGGGTTATTTCTAGGAATAAGCTATGATACGTATGCCCGTTTACGTTTAAAAAAGAAGTCCTGGCTTATACTGACACAAGACCTGTTATTTTGGATGATCAATGGAATGATCGTTTTCTTATGGCTTCAGTTCGTCAACACTGGACAGATGAGAGTGTACATCTTTTTGTCCCTTATCTGTGGCTATGCTGCTTATCAGGCTCTTTTTGGAGGCTTCTATCGAAAAGGACTAGAAGGTATCCTTCAGCTGTTACATTGGAGCTACAAGACCCTGAGGCAGATCGTTAGAATTTTCCTTATTATTCCTATTGTATGGTTATATAAAATCATTTCTATCGTTATTCTTTTTATTTTGGGTGCTGTCGCTTCCATATTCAAATTTCTATATAAGATCATGGCCTTCCTCCTTCGTCCCTTTGGCGTATGGGGTAAAGCGTTATGGCATAGGTGGAGGCCAAATTCATCAAAATCACCTCCAACAGATGATCCTGAGCAGAAAAATAGGACTTTAGGAGGTGAAGGATTTTTGAAAAATATAGCGAACTGGTTGTATAAGAGTAAAAAATAG
- a CDS encoding FtsB family cell division protein: protein MQNQAPYSTHNYPSSSGPIKKTKPNPDEVEIKRKRSKRLKWFGAFMLLFFIWAGTTYMDQKSAIEEKRTELEAIQQKVAQINEEQSELLYQVKRLNDHDYIAEIARKDYFLSRPGEVIFRIPEK, encoded by the coding sequence ATGCAGAATCAAGCCCCATATTCAACCCACAACTATCCATCTTCGTCAGGACCAATTAAAAAGACAAAACCTAATCCTGATGAGGTTGAAATAAAAAGAAAACGGAGCAAACGCTTGAAATGGTTCGGTGCTTTTATGCTGCTCTTCTTTATTTGGGCGGGCACCACCTATATGGATCAAAAATCAGCGATTGAAGAAAAAAGAACTGAGCTTGAAGCGATCCAGCAGAAGGTTGCTCAGATTAATGAGGAACAGTCTGAGCTGCTTTATCAGGTTAAAAGATTGAATGATCACGACTATATCGCTGAGATTGCTAGAAAAGATTACTTTTTATCGCGTCCAGGCGAGGTTATCTTCAGAATTCCTGAAAAATAA
- a CDS encoding S1 domain-containing RNA-binding protein, translating to MSIEVGSKLEGKVTGITHFGAFVELPDGVTGLVHISEIADNYVKDVNEFLKVNDMVTIKVINIEKDGKIGLSIKQAQDRPVESKKPTHQGSERRTEHRGSERRFEARGSDRRGDSRGSDRRGGDSRRKVGFEDIMSKFLKDSEDRLTSLKRNTESKRGGRGARKG from the coding sequence ATGTCAATTGAAGTAGGCAGCAAGTTGGAAGGTAAAGTAACAGGGATTACTCATTTTGGAGCTTTTGTTGAATTGCCTGATGGAGTAACCGGTCTCGTTCATATTAGTGAAATTGCCGATAACTATGTTAAGGATGTGAACGAATTTCTTAAAGTGAATGATATGGTCACGATCAAGGTGATTAACATTGAAAAAGATGGAAAAATCGGCTTATCCATCAAGCAAGCTCAGGATCGCCCTGTTGAAAGCAAGAAGCCTACCCATCAAGGTTCTGAACGCCGTACAGAGCATCGTGGCTCAGAACGTCGCTTTGAAGCTCGTGGCTCGGATCGCCGAGGGGATTCCAGAGGATCTGATCGTCGTGGGGGAGATTCACGTAGAAAGGTTGGATTCGAGGATATCATGTCTAAGTTTTTAAAGGACAGTGAGGATCGTCTAACTTCTCTAAAGCGAAACACCGAATCAAAACGTGGGGGACGCGGAGCTCGTAAAGGATAA
- the spoIIE gene encoding stage II sporulation protein E, with the protein MLRKVEQIILHPFIGQVEKQQALFSSMGKALYTFIQRWGVIYMLLGFLLGRAMIIGELTPFAVPFFAVLYHLRRDRLYVAGFAILLGAFTHQLGHPMTLLGGMALFLIAQRVMEAWGKADMNYTPFAVFFVVFLSKSLVAAFTEWTGYHLMMAGVEATLSLVLTLIFVQSLPLVTVAKRTQPLKNEEIVCLIILLASVMTGTVGWIVMELSLEHILSRYAILIFAFAAGGAIGATVGVVTGIILSLSNIEAMLQMSLLAFSGLLGGLLREGKKIGVAVGLLVGTLLIGFYIGEATIWQTMNESLVAIVLFLFTPKVIFQKISSFIPGTVEHANVQQDYMKRLREVTSHKVEQFSTVFQQLSNSFTMQPTMVEEDQDRTLDLFLSQITEKTCQSCFKKEQCWERKFDDTYRLMKECYNHLHSHGEVKKTFAHGEFSRHCVKSQKVLEVMTQEFDQFKTHLMYKKKMNESRRLVAEQLSGVSQVMTNFAREIQKEGEVHHIQEQQILDAFEDIGLSIRYVDILSLEEGNVQIEISQPVCFGRDECGKIIAPLLSEIVGETITVLQKECDFFQDGYCKMKLVSAKSFKVSTGISSAAKGGGWVSGDNLNTMEVGNGKYAIAISDGMGNGERAHQESNETLTLLQQILHSGIEETVAIKSINSVLALRSSDEIFSTLDLAMIDLQTAKTRFLKIGSTPSFIKRGDECLTITAHNLPIGILHEIDVDVVTEQLKPGDLLIMMTDGLYDAPRKVENKELWMTRMISEIVTKDPQEVADLLLEKVVRYQQGHIVDDMTVVVARIDRNIPQWSTISMQGIPKIKKKPSKIS; encoded by the coding sequence ATGCTTAGAAAAGTTGAACAAATAATCCTACATCCTTTCATCGGTCAAGTCGAAAAGCAGCAAGCCCTATTCAGCTCTATGGGTAAAGCGCTATACACATTTATTCAACGCTGGGGCGTCATTTATATGCTTCTAGGTTTTCTGTTAGGCCGAGCGATGATTATTGGAGAACTGACTCCTTTTGCTGTTCCCTTTTTTGCGGTGTTATACCATTTGCGGCGTGATCGGCTCTATGTAGCTGGGTTTGCTATCCTTCTAGGAGCATTTACTCATCAATTAGGTCATCCAATGACTTTACTTGGCGGTATGGCTTTATTCCTTATCGCTCAAAGAGTGATGGAAGCATGGGGAAAAGCGGATATGAACTATACTCCTTTTGCCGTCTTCTTCGTTGTCTTTTTAAGTAAAAGTCTAGTTGCTGCTTTCACAGAATGGACAGGCTATCATCTAATGATGGCCGGGGTTGAAGCCACCTTAAGCTTGGTGCTAACCTTGATTTTCGTTCAAAGCCTTCCATTAGTCACTGTAGCGAAGAGAACGCAGCCTTTAAAAAATGAGGAGATTGTCTGTTTGATCATCCTTCTTGCATCTGTTATGACGGGAACCGTTGGTTGGATAGTCATGGAGCTCTCCTTAGAGCATATTTTATCTCGCTATGCCATCCTGATCTTTGCTTTTGCGGCTGGAGGAGCGATTGGGGCAACAGTAGGTGTAGTAACCGGGATCATTTTAAGTCTCTCCAATATTGAAGCTATGCTACAAATGAGTCTTTTAGCGTTTAGTGGTTTACTTGGTGGTTTACTGAGAGAAGGGAAGAAGATCGGGGTAGCTGTAGGTCTACTTGTGGGTACACTGCTTATCGGTTTTTATATCGGTGAAGCAACCATTTGGCAGACGATGAATGAATCACTGGTAGCGATCGTCTTATTCTTGTTTACTCCTAAAGTTATTTTTCAGAAAATTTCATCGTTTATCCCCGGTACAGTGGAGCACGCTAATGTACAGCAGGATTATATGAAGCGACTACGGGAAGTCACTTCACATAAGGTAGAGCAATTCTCTACCGTGTTTCAGCAGCTATCCAATAGCTTTACGATGCAGCCAACTATGGTTGAGGAGGACCAGGATCGAACCCTTGATTTGTTTTTAAGTCAGATTACAGAAAAAACGTGTCAGAGCTGCTTTAAAAAAGAGCAGTGCTGGGAGCGTAAATTTGATGATACGTATCGGTTAATGAAGGAGTGCTATAACCATTTGCACAGCCATGGAGAAGTGAAGAAGACGTTCGCCCATGGAGAATTTTCTAGACACTGCGTTAAATCGCAAAAGGTTCTTGAGGTCATGACGCAAGAGTTCGATCAATTCAAAACACATTTAATGTACAAGAAAAAAATGAACGAATCGCGAAGACTAGTCGCTGAACAGCTCTCTGGGGTGTCACAGGTCATGACTAACTTTGCCCGGGAAATTCAAAAGGAAGGGGAGGTCCACCATATTCAAGAGCAGCAAATCCTGGACGCCTTTGAGGATATTGGCTTATCCATTAGATATGTAGATATTCTCTCTCTAGAGGAAGGGAACGTACAAATCGAAATTAGTCAGCCTGTGTGCTTTGGACGAGATGAGTGTGGCAAGATCATCGCCCCGTTGCTCTCTGAGATCGTTGGAGAAACGATTACTGTGCTTCAAAAGGAATGTGATTTCTTTCAGGATGGCTATTGTAAAATGAAGCTGGTTTCAGCTAAATCCTTCAAGGTGAGCACAGGGATATCCAGTGCGGCAAAAGGGGGTGGCTGGGTGTCCGGTGATAATTTAAACACGATGGAGGTAGGCAACGGAAAATATGCTATTGCCATTTCAGATGGGATGGGGAATGGAGAAAGAGCTCATCAAGAGAGCAATGAAACGCTCACTCTGCTCCAGCAAATTCTTCATTCGGGAATTGAGGAAACGGTGGCTATTAAATCCATCAACTCCGTGCTGGCTCTGCGCTCATCGGATGAAATCTTTTCAACGCTAGATTTAGCCATGATCGATTTACAGACGGCAAAAACTAGGTTTCTGAAAATCGGTTCGACGCCAAGCTTTATCAAACGAGGGGATGAATGCTTAACCATTACCGCTCACAATCTACCTATTGGCATCCTACATGAAATTGACGTAGATGTAGTTACTGAGCAATTGAAGCCTGGAGATTTATTGATCATGATGACGGATGGACTCTATGATGCTCCGCGTAAGGTAGAAAATAAAGAGCTATGGATGACACGGATGATCTCTGAGATTGTAACCAAGGATCCTCAGGAGGTAGCCGACCTTCTACTAGAAAAGGTTGTCCGCTATCAGCAAGGACATATTGTGGATGATATGACCGTTGTTGTCGCTCGCATTGACCGTAACATCCCACAGTGGTCTACCATATCCATGCAAGGAATACCGAAGATTAAAAAGAAGCCTTCTAAGATTTCCTAG
- a CDS encoding vWA domain-containing protein, whose translation MNKGRLKQILLLTDGCSNVGGDPIAVASMAGEYGVTINVIGIVDEDSLGEKGKAEVRDIALAGQGVYQFVRSKQLPKTVQMVTRKAMNQTLHHVVNKELRHILGDKEQVEALPPEQRGKVVEVVEDLGETMHLDVLVLVDASASMTNKLPSIKQALRDLSLSMQSRVGDSRFAVWTFPGQPQAVEKKMEWSSQVDSLERIFSTITPRGTTPTGPALEEALKEFAHQERPHKEEGMLSDYVF comes from the coding sequence ATGAATAAAGGACGATTAAAGCAAATTCTACTATTAACAGACGGTTGTTCCAATGTAGGTGGAGATCCTATCGCTGTGGCGTCAATGGCTGGAGAATACGGTGTTACGATCAACGTGATCGGAATTGTTGATGAGGATTCCTTAGGTGAAAAAGGGAAGGCCGAGGTTCGCGACATTGCTTTGGCTGGTCAGGGAGTCTATCAATTTGTACGGAGTAAGCAGCTACCAAAAACAGTGCAAATGGTTACTAGAAAAGCGATGAATCAAACCCTTCATCATGTGGTGAACAAAGAGCTACGTCATATCTTAGGAGATAAGGAGCAGGTCGAGGCTCTACCACCTGAGCAGCGTGGAAAGGTAGTAGAAGTGGTCGAGGATCTAGGAGAAACGATGCATTTAGATGTATTGGTACTCGTTGACGCTAGTGCCTCAATGACAAATAAACTACCTTCTATCAAGCAAGCCCTAAGAGATTTGAGCTTATCCATGCAATCAAGGGTAGGGGACAGTCGCTTTGCTGTATGGACGTTTCCAGGGCAGCCGCAGGCTGTAGAGAAGAAAATGGAGTGGTCAAGTCAAGTAGATTCCTTGGAACGGATATTCTCCACCATCACACCTCGGGGTACAACACCTACTGGTCCAGCGTTAGAGGAAGCATTAAAGGAATTTGCCCATCAAGAGCGACCGCATAAGGAAGAAGGGATGCTGAGTGACTACGTCTTTTAG